The following is a genomic window from Helicobacter sp. NHP19-003.
CGCAAATTCAAAGTCGGGGATAAAGTGGGCGTGGGTTGTTTTGTCAACTCTTGCAAAGAGTGCACCCCTTGCCACGATCACCACGAACAATTTTGCAAAAAAGCGGTGTTCACCTACGATTGCAAGGATCACTTCCACAACGATGAACCCCACATGGGGGGTTATTCAAATTGCATTGTGGTGGACGAAGACTACATCATCCGTGTCCCCCACGATGCCCCTCTAGAGAAAATCGCCCCCCTGCTTTGTGCCGGCATCACCACTTACTCGCCCCTAAAATTCTCTAACATCAAAGCAGGCTCAAAAGTGGGCATCGCGGGCTTTGGCGGGTTGGGGCACATGGGCTTAAAATACGCTCTAGCGATGGGTGCAGAGGTGAGCGTGATCGGGCGCAGCAACGCCAAAAGGGAAATGGCACTTAGCATGGGCGCAAAACACTATTACAGCGATGTCAAAGACGCAAAAGGGGCAAATTTAGATCTCATCATCTCCACCATCCCCACCCCCTACAACATGGCAGACTACTTGGATGTGCTTGCCTATGGGGGTGAGTTTGCCATTGTGGGCTTGCCCCCAAGGGACAACCCCATCACCCTCAGTGCCGCTAACTTTGTGTGGCACGCCAATAAAAAGGTCTACGGCTCTTTAATCGGGGGGATTAAGGAAACCCAAGAAATGCTAGATTTTTCGATTCTACACAACATTTACCCCGAAATTGAGCTGGTTACGGGCAAAGACATCGACAGAGTGTATCATGACCTCACCCATTCCAACGCTAAGTTCCGCCATGTCATTGACATGAAAAGGTCGTTTTAGGTTGTGCTCGCCCTCTTGGGGGCTTTTAGGGGGGGTTAGTAAATCGTTACATGCTCGGGCTTACAAAAGAGCACAAGTTCCTTGCCATCGCTAAAGCGGTACAGCTCAATGTGCCCCTGGTCCAACACAAAATCCACACTGCAATCGCTCACCGCCACCTCTACGCGCACCATGTGTTCCTCTTTGGGGTCGCGTTTCATGGTTAAAATCCGCCCCGTAAACGCCATAGGGTCTAAAGTGATGCGCTGTGTGAAGCTTGGGATCAACACCTCTAACACCTTTAAAATGATGGTGATGTCGTCATCGATTTGGCAATTTTCCACTTCTAGCTGGGTGCATTTGGCTTGAATCACGACATCTTTTGCCTCAAAATGTACCCGCCAGCGCCCCTGTCCCCTTTCGTGTAAAGAAATCTTACCCCGGATGCGGTTTTTCACATAAAGACTTGCACTTGGCATAATTCTGTCCTTCTGGCATTGATTTTATTAAAGTCTAGCACAATACAAACAACGAGGATCGGCAAGACAAGTAAATGGTTGGGGTGTGCGGGCGTTTTTATGAAAAAATTTTACTTTGTTTGCCACAAGTTTAAAAAATCTACTTCAAAAAAATAATTTCTAGCCGATGTAGGGGTCTATTTCATTTTTAAGGAGTTTTTGTGCGTAGTCGTTCTTTATTTATGAAACTGGGGGGGGGGCGATAGTCGCCCTCTTGCTTGCAGGTTGCACCACT
Proteins encoded in this region:
- a CDS encoding NAD(P)-dependent alcohol dehydrogenase; protein product: MQRIEAKGFAIHSKDGKFAEHHFTRHALGEKDVLIDIHYCGICHSDIHSAYSEWHDGIYPMIPGHEIAGVVQEVGAQARKFKVGDKVGVGCFVNSCKECTPCHDHHEQFCKKAVFTYDCKDHFHNDEPHMGGYSNCIVVDEDYIIRVPHDAPLEKIAPLLCAGITTYSPLKFSNIKAGSKVGIAGFGGLGHMGLKYALAMGAEVSVIGRSNAKREMALSMGAKHYYSDVKDAKGANLDLIISTIPTPYNMADYLDVLAYGGEFAIVGLPPRDNPITLSAANFVWHANKKVYGSLIGGIKETQEMLDFSILHNIYPEIELVTGKDIDRVYHDLTHSNAKFRHVIDMKRSF